In the genome of Succinivibrio dextrinosolvens, the window TAAGTCTGGATCTTCAAGAGATAAAAGAACTTTTGCATGACCAAGATCGATCTGATTGGCCACAACCATTTTCTTAACATCTTCCTGAAGATTATTTAGTCTAATAATATTTGTTACTGTACTTCTTGATTTTCCAAGAGTTTTTGCAAGTTCTTCTTGACTTAGCTGACACTCTTCAAGCATCTGCTTAAAGGCTTCAGCCATTTCCAGAGGATTTAAGTCTTCTCTCTGAATGTTTTCAATCAAAGCAAGAGCATAACCGTTAGAATCAAGATCATCTCTTACTAGACAAGGAATTTCAGTAAGTGAAGCAAGCTGGCAAGCTCTGAATCTTCTTTCACCACAGATAATTTCATATACGTCATCAGATTTTTTTACAATTAGAGGTTCTAACAGACCATGCTCAGTAATAGAGTCTGCTAGCTCTTTTATAGAATCCTCATCAAAATTTTTTCTTGGCTGATATTTAGACGCTTTTAATTTATCAGTTGAAATATTAACTACTGAATTCTTTGAAACAGCTTCAGTAGCTTCAGCAGGAGCAGCCTCCTGAACCTTTTCCTCAACCTCAACTTTCTGTCTTTCTTTTTTTATTTTTTGGGATTCACCTAATAGTGAACCTAGTCCACGTCCTAAGCCTGCCATATGAGTTCCCTTTTATTTTGTTTTTTCTATTACTTCTGCAGCTAATGCTAAATAAGCTTTAGAACCAACTGAAGACTTATCGTAATACATTGCAGGTTTTCCATAACTTGGAGCCTCTGCAAGTCTTACATTTCTAGGAATTATGGTTTCATAAACCAGATCACCAAAGTTCTTTTTCAACTCATCAGATACATCTGTTGATAGTCTGTTTCTGTTATCAAACATTGTACGAAGAATACCTTCGATCTTTAGTTTTGGATTTACAGCGGTAGCAAGCTGATCAACAGTTTCAATAAGAAGAGTCAGACCTTCTAGTGCAAAATACTCACACTGAAGAGGAACAAGAATAGAGTCAGATGCACATAATGCATTAACTGTGAGAATATTTAAAGATGGAGGACAGTCGATAAGAATCAAATCATATTCTGACTTGATTGGATCTATAGCTTTTTTCAGGAAGTTTTCTCTACCGAATTTATCCAGTAAATTTACTTCTGCTGCTGTTAAGTCCTCATTTGCAGGGATAAGATGAAAATCGCCCTCAGTCTCTTTAACTATCGCCTCTTTAACATCTAAACCATCAATAAGAACGTTGGTTATAGACTTTTCAAGACCAAACTTGGAAACTCCAGATGCCATAGTGGCATTACCCTGAGGATCGCAATCTATAACTAGGACTTTCTTTTGCATTGCTGCCAATGATGCAGCTAAATTCACGCATGTGGTGGTTTTTCCTACGCCACCCTTCTGATTAGCAATAGAAATAACTTTAGTCAATTTATAGTCCTTATGCTTAATGTAGTTTCAATATAACTGCCTTTCTATTGGCATCCAATGAAGGAACTCTCAAATCAATTATACTTTCTATTTGAGCATTTTTAGGAAGATCATTCAATTCATTATCTTCTAAATTTGCTTTCATACAGATAAAAACACCAGACTCCGCTATTAAGTTCTCACACCATTCAACAATTTTACACAACGGTGCAAAAGCTCTGCTTAAAATGCATTCAAATCTTTCTTCAGGAACAATATTTTCACAGCGGTCATTTATTATGGTTACGTTTTTAAGACCAAGTGAAGTCATTGCGGTTCTAACGAAAGATAGCTTCTTAGCAATAGAGTCAATCAATGTAAATTTTTTATCAGGGTTTAGTATAGCAAGTACTAATCCTGGAAACCCTGCACCTGTTCCCACATCTGCAATATTATTTTTATCTCTGATTAAAGGTGAAATAACAGCGCTATCCAGAATATGAAGAACAACAATCTTATCAGGTTCTCTAATAGCAGTCAGATTCAGAGCATTATTCCATTTGCACAGCAGAACCACCAGGGAGGCTAACTTTTCAAGTTGCTCATCAGTATAATCAACGTCGGTTTTCGACATTAAATTTCTGATCTGTCCAAGGATTTCAGTCTGATTGACTGTACTATCTTTTCTTCCCATAGAATAACCTTTAGTTTTTACCTAATAAATCCATCTTTTTCAAATGAACTAATAGGATTGAAATAGCTGCAGGAGTTACACCTGAAATTCTTGAAGCCATACCAATGGTTTCAGGTTTATATTCGTTAAGTTTCTGAGCAACCTCATTTGAAAGAGCTTTGATATTCTTATAATCAAAATCCAGAGGAAGCAGAGTCTGCTCATTGGTTTTCTTTTTCTTAATATCATCAAGTTCTCTCTGCAGGTAGCCCTGATATTTTACCTGAATCTCAACCTGTTCCACAGACTGCTCTGTAGTTGCTATAGGTTCTAGACCTGTAGTTTTTATTAAGGCATCAAATTTAACTTCAGGTCTTCTCAGAATTTCTTCAAGACTTTGTTCCTGAGACATAGGATTATTCAGGATCTTATTTATATTCTGGCCCATCTCAGATGAAGGTTTTACAGAGATTTCTCTTAATCTAGCCTTTTCCTTTTCGATCTGATTCTGCTTCTCCTCAAATCTTCTCCATCTTTCATCAGAGATAATTCCCAATTCTCTGGCCTTTGGAGTCAATCTCAGATCAGCGTTATCCTCACGAAGAATCAGTCTGTATTCAGCGCGGGAGGTAAACATTCTGTATGGCTCTTTTGTACCTAATGTGCATAGGTCATCCATCAGCACGCCAACATAAGCCTCGTCTCGACGAGGGAACCATGTAGGCTGTCCCTTTACATACAGACCAGCATTGATACCGGCAAGCAAGCCTTGAGCTGCAGCTTCCTCATAACCTGTTGTTCCGTTAACCTGACCTGCAAGGAATAAACCAGGAACTTTCTTTGACTGCATTGAAACAGATAATTCTCTTGGATCATAGAAATCATATTCAATTGCATATCCAGGTCTTGCGATAATTGCATTTTCAAGACCCTCAATGGATCTGATGAAGTTTTCCTGAACATCAAATGGAAGTGATGTTGAAATACCATTTGGATAAACAAGAGGTGAAGTCAGACCTTCAGGCTCAATAAACACCTGATGAGAATCTCTGTCAGGGTATCTTACAATTTTATCCTCAATTGAAGGACAGTAACGAGGTCCTATTGAATGAATAACACCAGAATAAAGAGGACTTCTGTCTAAACCACCTCTAATGATTTCATGAGTTTTCTCATTGGTCTTGGTGATATAGCAAGGTACCTGAGTTGGATGAATTTTTTCTTCATTCATGAATGAGAAAGCAGGCTGAGGATATTCTGGATCCTGTTTTGTCATCTTTGAATAATCGATAGAGCTTGCAACGATACGTGCAGGAGTACCAGTCTTTAGTCTTCCAACCTTTAAACCTAAATCTTTTAAATTTTCAGCAAGGCCTATTGAAGCAGGATCACCTGCTCTACCTCCGGTGTAGTGATTTAAGCCAATATGAATTAAACCATTTAAGAAAGTACCAGCACAGATAACAACTGCTTTACAGTAAAACTCTATACCTGCAGCAGTTTTTACTCCACTGATAGTCTGATCTTTATAGATGATTTCGGTTGCAGGCTGCTGAAAAATAGTTAGATTGTCATAATTCCATAAAGTCTTTCTCATCACTTCTTTATATAAGTGACGATCGGTCTGAGCTCTGGTAGCTCTAACAGCTGGTCCTTTAGATGAATTTAAAGTTCTGAATTGAATACCTGCCTGATCAATAGCTGTTGGACATACACCACCCATAGCATCTATTTCTTTAATAAGATGTCCTTTACCGATTCCACCAAAAGCTGGATTACATGACATCTCACCAACTGTTTCAAGATTGTGAGTTAGAAGTAAGGTCTTACAGTTCATTCTGGCACTTGCTGCAGCAGCTTCAATACCAGCATGTCCGGCACCAATTACTATGACGTCAAAATTTCTAAAACTATTCATCATCAAAACCTATAGGATCTGATCTTACTCTGAAGATCTTTTTTTTTTCTACAGAAAACAAGCGCCGATAATAGTAATAAGATCTTATTAATTTATTTATATATATATATTATTTTATTTATTATTTAGCTTTGAATATCTGTGGATTGTTAGATTTTCTTTTAAAAATCAAATAATTATTTATAAAAAACTTTGTCTAAAAAGTTGTGTTTTTTAGTTGTTTTATTGTGGAAAAAGCTGTAGTTATTAACAGCCTAAAAATTATACAGGTTTATCAACTTATTTTTCAAAAGATTTTCAAATAGTTTTCAAAACGTTTTCCACAATTTTTTAACAGGTGATATTTTACAAAATAAGTTAGAAAAATTGAGATTTTAATCTATATTTTTTTTGCTAATTTATGCTTAAAGCCTGTGATTTCTAGTAAGTTTTCTATTAACTCATTATTAATAATCAGTTTTCTTTGTTTTATTCTATTTTCTCTTCTCTGTTATTACTCTATATATGGGCATATTAAGAGCATAAAAAGTACTACCTGTTCATAGCTGATCTGACAGTACCTGTTAAAAATAAACAGTTCTATTTAAGAAAGTTGATCGATCTTCTAGCTTTATACAGATATAAAGGAGCTGTTCCTTCTCTGCTTGGTATCTTTATAGTTATTTAAGAAGCATGAGCTTAGTGTTATCTATATGAACATTATATTGAGTTAATGGTTCAGATTTCAGAATAGGTGTTAATTGGATTTATTTATTGAAAAATAAAAGAGCTTGAGCTCACTTGCCAGAATATTAAACTCAGTTCAGAAATAGAGAGCTGGAATTTAATTCTGCTATAGCTGAGTCTTCTTTATATGTGCTGTGATAATGGTATAACTGTATGCATTTACTGTTATTACGGTTTCTTCTTTGCTGCAGTACCAGTTTTTTCCTTGTCTTAAGATAGTACAGTCTTCTGATGAGATCTGTTTTCTGCAGAAGTCTACAACATCGATGTCTCCCAACTTAAGATTTCTCTTAATTCTTTGTACTCCCAATTCTGTTGTATGAAGTTTTGAAAGATTGTTAAGAAGTTCTCTGCTGTTATCCATTTCAAAATTTCCTTTTCTTTTTTTTTTCTTGCACTTATTATTTTTGAAATTAATGACTGTTCAAAAGAAAGAACACGCAATAATTAAAATAACTTTATATTAATTAACTATATATATGTTATTTTTATTTTTTTTATGACGGAAAAATCTGTGGGAAGTAACTATTTTTATTTAAAATCAAATAGTTATTTAAGAAAAAGTTTGTGTATAAGATGAGGGGAATCGTGGAAAAGTATGTGGGAAAGTGCGTGTTTTCCGACAGGCTACTTTTTATATATATTTATTAACTGTTTTTTCAGAAGTTTTTCAGCAAATTTTCAAATAGTTTTCCACCGACTTTTTAACAGGTTGTTAAATATACTTTACACGGATATTGCCTTTTTTTATGATTTTTTGATTAAAAAAAATAGTGATTTTAATAATAAAATATAGATGAGAAAATTTTGAGGTAATTATTTTTAGATTAGTTGTAAAAATATAAATCTCACTTACCTAGTTAAAAAAATGGCAAGTGAGATTTCATTTAAGCTAAATCTAGAACAGCTGTCCTGGTAGCTTCATTTTTATTTTTTTAGGAAATGATCTGTCAAATTTCTCTACATCAGCATCATCAACATAATAGCCTTTTGGAGTTTGATATACGCCAGTAATGCCATTAAGATATCCTGGTATCAGCTCCTTACATAAAAAGAATGATGAGTCTTCATCTTCAGTAAGATCGTGGTATCTGATAGAGAATTTGCTGGCATAATTAAATCCGCATTTTCTATAGAATCTAATATCTCCTTCAAAAAGTACTGCACCATATCCTAGTTCAGTAGCTCTCTTAAGCGAATAATCCAGAAGTTTTGTACCGTATCCTTTTCTCTTTAGATGCGGCGCAACACAGATTGGACCCATGGTAAGCACAGGTATTTCTTTGCCGTCGTCTGCATTAATAACGGTTTTCATGAACATGTTCTGCCCAATCAGATTTCCGTCCTGCTCCATGACAAAATCAAGATCTTTTACAAAAGCATGATCTTCTCTTAATACATGGATGACATAATGCTCAGAGCATCCTTGTCGATATACATTCCAGAAAGACTCTCTTACAAGATTCTCTACATTTCTGTAGTCATCAGCTGTTTCTAGACGAATCTGACAGTAGTTATTTATATTCATTATTTATTCTCCCGAAAATTGTTAACTGCAATTGCCTTTCAGCGGGAGGTTATCGATGTACGCAAACCTCCCGGTTAGCCTACAATCTCCAGAGAATTGAAATTAAACAAAAAAACGCTCCAATAATTAAGATTGATATGCAACTAATTCTACAGCTAAAAGCTGATGTATATTCAATTAGACTTAATTTTTTTGTAGATATTTGGAAAAGGCGTCTGAATGATATTTGAGGAATTTTTTTGGGGATATTAAAAAAGCCCATCAGATGATGAGCTTTTTTGAAGTGTATATTTAATCGAAATTAAACACGCTTCTTGAACTCGTTGGTACGAGTATCAATTTCGATCTTGTCGCCGATGTTTACGAAATCTGGAACTGAGATTTCATAACCAGTTACAGCTAAACGAGCTGGCTTAACAACCTTACCAGAGGTATCACCCTTAACTGCAGGCTCGGTGTACTCAACCTCACGAACGATGGTGATAGGTAATTCAACTGAGATAGCCTTACCGTTGTAGAAAGTAACCTGGCAGATATCTTCCATACCGTCAACTAGGTAGTTTAGAACATCACCCATGTTGTCTTTCTCAATCTCGTACTGATTGAATTCTTCATCCATGAATACGTATAGTGGATCACCGTAGTATGAGTAGGTGCACTCTTTACGCTCTAGAACAACGTCATCTAAACGGTCATCAGCACGGAAAACAGTCTCGGTACCACCGTTTGATAACAGGTTCTTTAACTTCATTTTTACAACTGCAGCGTTACGGCCTGATTTGCTGTACTCAGTCTTCTGAACAACCATTGGATTGCCATTTAACATGATTACGTTGCCAGTGCGGATTTCTTGAGCTAATTTCATTATTAAACCCTTTGAATAATTAAATTTAAATCTTCGGCAAGGACTTTAATCCAGCCATTAACAATAAATAAAAAATATTGTTGATGATGTCTTATGCGGTCCCTGCCATTAAATTAAACTGATTTAAACAATTTAAACGCTAAATTAGTGTGAACTACACAGAGCATCTTCTGAATGTCACTCTATTATACAAGAGTGAAAATATAACGTGACATTTTAACAGATTTGAAGGCTTGTATACTATCTTTAGATAACTTTTTTATCTATTGAATAAATTTCTTACTATATTTCTATTTATCACTTTGTTTTTGCATTAAAAATCTGTTTTGGTTTTGAGGAAAGTTATTAGATTATCAGTAAGTGATCCAAGAGAAATAAGATGTTCTGACCATTCTTTTGATAGTTTTTTCCAATTTTCATAAAAGCCGAGCAGATCGAAACTGTCCAAATAATCTGAAAATCCGTTGTAGCTTAGAGTCAGTTGTCTAAGTATCTCTACATCCTTTTTACTGCTGCAGACTTCTGACATTCTGTCAAAGAGTGCCTCTATCTTATCTTTGTGGACATCCTCTTCCTGCGGATAGATGTGCCATAAGAAAGGATTACCTGTAAGCATTGCTCTTACGATAGAGTCTTCTCCTCTTACAAGGTTAAGTTTAGAATCTATAAGGTATGAGTCATATTCATCCTGACTTACCATCGGTAAAACCTTGACTGTAAGATTGTTTAATTTATAAATGTCTCCAGGAGCAAGGTTTAAGTTAAGCAGGTTATTAAAGTTATTTAATCCCCTTCCTTCAAATATATTGAGTATTAAATTCTCTTTGTTTAATGCATTGATAACTGTTTTAACTTTTTGATTCTCATAGCCGAACAAAGTCAGACAGTTTGATTTAATGTTTTCAGCCATCTTTAGTTTTTCTAAAAAGCTTTCTTCTATAACTACTCCGCCTGTTTTACTGGTAAAGCCAGGAAAAAAGAAAAAACTTTCAAATCCGTCTGCATAGGATGGGAGTTTATGACAGTCTTCTGCAAAGGGTTCCGCGGTGAGGTATTCAAGATTGACTACAGTTGAGTGTCTGTTTTTGATTTTTTTTATTAGATTGTCTGGAAGTCTTACTGAGAAAGCCTGAATTACTACTTCTGATGGGGAATAATCCATGTTTTTATCTGACCATGATAAAAGGCTTAAAAATCGGTTTGAAGCATCTTCTGAATTTGTGATTTTGTTCAATATATTAACATTATTACAAAATAGACGTACCTCATAATTTTTTTTTGAAAAATCTCTACAGAGTCTCAAACATACGCCTGCATCGCCAAAATTATCGATCACATCACAGAATACATCTATCAACTTTAATCACCTAACATAATAATTTGTAGAACTTTTTTTATTGTCAAGATAACTAAATTTAATTTTAGATAAAATTCTGTCAAGAGGCGAGAGAGAATTTTTTTGCCTTGAATTAGGGGGGATGATTGTACATAATATAAACAATGTTTTAATAACTAACTTGTTGAATTATATATATTTATATTCTAAATATATAATTTTTAAGAAAAAAAATTTCTTTTAGAAGTACGGAATTAAGTATGATCAGATTTATTGTAAAAAGAGATGGTAGAAAGGTATCTTTCAATGAAGATAAGATAGCCAATGCGATTAGAAAATCACTAATTTCAGCACATCCAGACGATAAATCAACATCTGCTTATGAAGAGGAACTTGTTAACAAGTTTACCCGTCAGGTTGTAAACGAGATTGAAAAACAGAATCTAGAAGCTCCTTCTGTTGAAAATACTCAGGATATTATTGAGAAGGTTCTTATTAAAGAAGGTATGGCTGCAGAGGCCAAGAACTTCATTCTGTACCGTCAGAACAGAACAAAGGTTAGAACCTACAATAATGATTTAACAAAGATCTATAGAGATCTTACCTCTAAGAGCACAGCTGACATGGATCTTAAGAGAGAGAATGCAAATATTGATGCAAACGCTCCGATGGGTCTGATGTTAAGATTCGGTTCTGAAGGTGCTAAGGATTATGTTCGCAGATATGTTCTGCGTCCAGAGCACTCAATTGCTCATTCAAGAGGTGATATTCATATCCATGATCTAGACTTTTATATGCTAACCATCAACTGTTGCCAGATCAGTCTGAAAGGTCTGTTCGAGCGTGGTTTCAGCACCGGTCATGGTTTCCTTCGTGAACCTCAGTCAATTCAGTCTGCTGCAGCATTATGCTGTATTGCTATTCAGTCAAATCAGAATGATCAGCATGGTGGTCAGTCTATTCCTTTATTTGAGTACGATTTAGCTCCATACGTTGCTATTTCATATTCAAAGCACTTATGTAAGGTTCTTTGCGTTTGTCTAAGAAATGATGATGTTGATGTAAAGGAATTAAAGGATCTTTGCAAAGAGCTTTATGCTGAACATAAAACATGTCTTTCAGATGAAGTTACCGCTATTATTAGGGAAAAGGTTAAAGAACTTCTGGCTAAGTATGAATCATCAAATATTGATTCAGATGCTGACTATATTTTAAGTGAAGCTCTGAAGCTTACTGAAAGAGAAACCTATCAGGCAATGGAAGCTCTGATTCATAATCTGAACTCAATGCAGTCAAGAGCTGGTGCTCAGGTTCCATTCTCATCCATCAACTATGGTACAGGTACTACTCCTGAACAGAGAATGCTGATGAAGAATGTTCTGATGGCAACTGATGCCGGTTTAGGAGGTGGTGAGACTCCAATCTTCCCGGTACAGATCTTCAAGGTTAAAGATGGTGTTAATACCAAGCCAGGTGATCCTAACTTTGATTTATTTGAACTTGCCTGCAAGGTATCTGCAAAGAGATTATTCCCTAACTTCTCTTTCCTTGATGCACCATATAACATGCAGTACTACAAGGAAGGTCATCCTGAGACAGAACTTGCTGTAATGGGATGCAGAACCCGTGTATTCGGCAACTATTATGATAAGACCAAGGAAATCATTCCTGGTCGTGGAAATCTTTCATTTACTACTGTAAATCTACCTCGTCTTGCTATTGAGGCTCATGGATCAATCAGCAAATTCTTTGATTCATTAGACAAAATGGTATATATGGTCTTCGATCAGCTGATGGATAGATTCAATATCATTGCTAAAAAGCAGGTTCTAAACTATCCTTTCTTAATGGGACAGGGTGTTTGGATTGACTCTGAAAAATTAAATCCAGAAGATACAATTGAGGATGTAATTAAAAACGGTTCTCTTTCTGTAGGATTTATTGGTTTGGCTGAGTGTCTTGTTGCTCTTATCGGTAAGCATCATGGAGAAAGTAAGGAAGCTTTCGATTTAGGTTACAAGATTATTAAACACATGAGAGAGTTAACAGACAAAAAGATGGTTGAATCTGGTCTTAACTTCTCATTGTTCTCAACTCCAGCAGAAGGTTTGTCAGGACGTTTTGTTAAATTGGATAGAAAACTATATGGAAGCATCCCGGGAGTAACAGATAGGGATTACTATACTAACAGCTTCCATGTTCCTGTTTACTACGAAATATCTGCAGCAGAAAAGATTAAAACTGAAGGTCCATTCCATGAGTTATGCAACGCAGGTTCTATTTCCTACGTTGAAATGGATGGAGATTTAACCAAGAACGTTAAAGCTTTCGAGGACGTAATTCTTTACATGAAGGAATGCGGCGTAAATTATGGTTCCATTAACCATCCTGTTGATCGCTGCCCTGTATGTAATTACGTTGGTGTTATTGGAGATACATGCCCAAGATGCGGTCGTAAGGATGGCGAGGGCGTAAGCATCGAAAGATTACGTAAGCTAGGTGTTGGATGCATTTGCACCGGTTAACAGTTTTATTAACCAATAAAATTTAAGCAAACAAACTACAGCATTTTTATTATTTATTAAAAGAGGACGTGAACAATGCAAACTAGACTACATGCTCGTAACGGTATTGTCGGCGAAGGTGTTAAATTCGAGAGAATTAGACGTGTAACCGGTTATTTGGTTGGTACACTTGATCGCTTTAATGATGGCAAAAAGGCTGAAGAAAGAGATCGTGTAAAGCACATGCACGTTTAACTATTCATCTTTTAGTTCTCATACGCCTTGAGTCTAATCAAAAGATTGGATGTAAAGGCGTTTTTTCATTAAGAAGACAGGTAAAATGTCCGGATCAGATCTCTCAATACTTGATGAAACTACTCTAAGAATTGCAGGTGCTGTTAACGAATCAATTGTTGATGGTCCTGGTATTCGTTACGTTATTTTTACTCAGGGATGTCCCTTCCACTGTAAAGGCTGCCATAATCCACAGGCACAGTCTTTAGATGGTGGTATGGATGTAAAACTAAGAGTCTTATACGATGAGTTTATTAATAATCCTCTGGTTAAAGGGGTCACTTTCTCCGGAGGTGAACCATTTATTCAGGCAGGGACTTTAAGTATTCTTGCTAAGATTTTAAGGGAAAAAGGGTATTCACTTTGGTCTTACTCCGGTTTTGTTTATGAAAAACTGGTATCTGATCCTATCTATAGAAAGCTTTTAGATCAGCTTGATGTTCTGGTTGATGGTCCTTTTGTTCTTGCACAGAAATCTATGGACATTGATTTTAGAGGTTCTACAAATCAGAGAATCATCAATGTTCAGGAATCATTGAAGCAGAATAAAGTTATCTTAATGGAAGGCTTTAAATAACAAGAGTTTTAAAGACAAAACTTCCAGATTCAGACATCTGGAAGTCATAGATTATTTTCCGATACAGAAGGTACTGAAAATCTTTCCTAGAATATCATCAGATGTAACGGTACCAGTAATTTCACCAAGATAATCCTGAGCCTGACGAATTTCCTGTGCACATAATACAAGATCACCTGTGGCAACAATTTCCTTAGCCTTAACAATATACTCGTAGGCCTTCTCAAGAGCTGCTATATGTCGTCTGCGTGCAATAAAGACACCTTCTATAGGCATGATACCCAGGGCTTCAACCAGAACCTTCTTAAGTTCATCAAGACCGCTTTCTGTCTTAGTTGAGGTTCTTACCTG includes:
- the rsmG gene encoding 16S rRNA (guanine(527)-N(7))-methyltransferase RsmG, giving the protein MGRKDSTVNQTEILGQIRNLMSKTDVDYTDEQLEKLASLVVLLCKWNNALNLTAIREPDKIVVLHILDSAVISPLIRDKNNIADVGTGAGFPGLVLAILNPDKKFTLIDSIAKKLSFVRTAMTSLGLKNVTIINDRCENIVPEERFECILSRAFAPLCKIVEWCENLIAESGVFICMKANLEDNELNDLPKNAQIESIIDLRVPSLDANRKAVILKLH
- the nrdG gene encoding anaerobic ribonucleoside-triphosphate reductase activating protein, whose protein sequence is MSGSDLSILDETTLRIAGAVNESIVDGPGIRYVIFTQGCPFHCKGCHNPQAQSLDGGMDVKLRVLYDEFINNPLVKGVTFSGGEPFIQAGTLSILAKILREKGYSLWSYSGFVYEKLVSDPIYRKLLDQLDVLVDGPFVLAQKSMDIDFRGSTNQRIINVQESLKQNKVILMEGFK
- a CDS encoding GNAT family N-acetyltransferase: MNINNYCQIRLETADDYRNVENLVRESFWNVYRQGCSEHYVIHVLREDHAFVKDLDFVMEQDGNLIGQNMFMKTVINADDGKEIPVLTMGPICVAPHLKRKGYGTKLLDYSLKRATELGYGAVLFEGDIRFYRKCGFNYASKFSIRYHDLTEDEDSSFFLCKELIPGYLNGITGVYQTPKGYYVDDADVEKFDRSFPKKIKMKLPGQLF
- the nrdD gene encoding anaerobic ribonucleoside-triphosphate reductase is translated as MQTRLHARNGIVGEGVKFERIRRVTGYLVGTLDRFNDGKKAEERDRVKHMHV
- a CDS encoding ParA family protein codes for the protein MTKVISIANQKGGVGKTTTCVNLAASLAAMQKKVLVIDCDPQGNATMASGVSKFGLEKSITNVLIDGLDVKEAIVKETEGDFHLIPANEDLTAAEVNLLDKFGRENFLKKAIDPIKSEYDLILIDCPPSLNILTVNALCASDSILVPLQCEYFALEGLTLLIETVDQLATAVNPKLKIEGILRTMFDNRNRLSTDVSDELKKNFGDLVYETIIPRNVRLAEAPSYGKPAMYYDKSSVGSKAYLALAAEVIEKTK
- a CDS encoding DUF3781 domain-containing protein codes for the protein MDNSRELLNNLSKLHTTELGVQRIKRNLKLGDIDVVDFCRKQISSEDCTILRQGKNWYCSKEETVITVNAYSYTIITAHIKKTQL
- the mnmG gene encoding tRNA uridine-5-carboxymethylaminomethyl(34) synthesis enzyme MnmG, with translation MNSFRNFDVIVIGAGHAGIEAAAASARMNCKTLLLTHNLETVGEMSCNPAFGGIGKGHLIKEIDAMGGVCPTAIDQAGIQFRTLNSSKGPAVRATRAQTDRHLYKEVMRKTLWNYDNLTIFQQPATEIIYKDQTISGVKTAAGIEFYCKAVVICAGTFLNGLIHIGLNHYTGGRAGDPASIGLAENLKDLGLKVGRLKTGTPARIVASSIDYSKMTKQDPEYPQPAFSFMNEEKIHPTQVPCYITKTNEKTHEIIRGGLDRSPLYSGVIHSIGPRYCPSIEDKIVRYPDRDSHQVFIEPEGLTSPLVYPNGISTSLPFDVQENFIRSIEGLENAIIARPGYAIEYDFYDPRELSVSMQSKKVPGLFLAGQVNGTTGYEEAAAQGLLAGINAGLYVKGQPTWFPRRDEAYVGVLMDDLCTLGTKEPYRMFTSRAEYRLILREDNADLRLTPKARELGIISDERWRRFEEKQNQIEKEKARLREISVKPSSEMGQNINKILNNPMSQEQSLEEILRRPEVKFDALIKTTGLEPIATTEQSVEQVEIQVKYQGYLQRELDDIKKKKTNEQTLLPLDFDYKNIKALSNEVAQKLNEYKPETIGMASRISGVTPAAISILLVHLKKMDLLGKN
- the earP gene encoding elongation factor P maturation arginine rhamnosyltransferase EarP, with the translated sequence MIDVFCDVIDNFGDAGVCLRLCRDFSKKNYEVRLFCNNVNILNKITNSEDASNRFLSLLSWSDKNMDYSPSEVVIQAFSVRLPDNLIKKIKNRHSTVVNLEYLTAEPFAEDCHKLPSYADGFESFFFFPGFTSKTGGVVIEESFLEKLKMAENIKSNCLTLFGYENQKVKTVINALNKENLILNIFEGRGLNNFNNLLNLNLAPGDIYKLNNLTVKVLPMVSQDEYDSYLIDSKLNLVRGEDSIVRAMLTGNPFLWHIYPQEEDVHKDKIEALFDRMSEVCSSKKDVEILRQLTLSYNGFSDYLDSFDLLGFYENWKKLSKEWSEHLISLGSLTDNLITFLKTKTDF
- a CDS encoding anaerobic ribonucleoside triphosphate reductase, which encodes MIRFIVKRDGRKVSFNEDKIANAIRKSLISAHPDDKSTSAYEEELVNKFTRQVVNEIEKQNLEAPSVENTQDIIEKVLIKEGMAAEAKNFILYRQNRTKVRTYNNDLTKIYRDLTSKSTADMDLKRENANIDANAPMGLMLRFGSEGAKDYVRRYVLRPEHSIAHSRGDIHIHDLDFYMLTINCCQISLKGLFERGFSTGHGFLREPQSIQSAAALCCIAIQSNQNDQHGGQSIPLFEYDLAPYVAISYSKHLCKVLCVCLRNDDVDVKELKDLCKELYAEHKTCLSDEVTAIIREKVKELLAKYESSNIDSDADYILSEALKLTERETYQAMEALIHNLNSMQSRAGAQVPFSSINYGTGTTPEQRMLMKNVLMATDAGLGGGETPIFPVQIFKVKDGVNTKPGDPNFDLFELACKVSAKRLFPNFSFLDAPYNMQYYKEGHPETELAVMGCRTRVFGNYYDKTKEIIPGRGNLSFTTVNLPRLAIEAHGSISKFFDSLDKMVYMVFDQLMDRFNIIAKKQVLNYPFLMGQGVWIDSEKLNPEDTIEDVIKNGSLSVGFIGLAECLVALIGKHHGESKEAFDLGYKIIKHMRELTDKKMVESGLNFSLFSTPAEGLSGRFVKLDRKLYGSIPGVTDRDYYTNSFHVPVYYEISAAEKIKTEGPFHELCNAGSISYVEMDGDLTKNVKAFEDVILYMKECGVNYGSINHPVDRCPVCNYVGVIGDTCPRCGRKDGEGVSIERLRKLGVGCICTG
- the efp gene encoding elongation factor P is translated as MKLAQEIRTGNVIMLNGNPMVVQKTEYSKSGRNAAVVKMKLKNLLSNGGTETVFRADDRLDDVVLERKECTYSYYGDPLYVFMDEEFNQYEIEKDNMGDVLNYLVDGMEDICQVTFYNGKAISVELPITIVREVEYTEPAVKGDTSGKVVKPARLAVTGYEISVPDFVNIGDKIEIDTRTNEFKKRV